The Horticoccus luteus DNA window GCTCCTGCGCTATATTGAGACTGCGCTCGACTTCGGCCGAGTGCGCGCGAGAATTTCGTCACTCGCCTGTGACCCGGAAGGAGTTCAACGATAAATGTATCGAGGATCTGATCGCCGCGGAGTTTCCGCAGCGGGTCGCGGTGATCGGCTCGGGTCCGTCGACGCCTTACGTTCCTTCTATGGGAGCGTTGAAGGACGCGCTGGCCAAGGCGTGCAACGTGCAGGGGATCGCTGACGAGTATCCTTGGAATTTCTGCGAACGAGCGTTTGTTGCGAACCCGGAAGCCTACTTCTCGGCAATCGGGACTTCGTTCGATGCGGAGGCCCCTCTCTGGGACCCCCGCGCTTACAGGCACCTCGTGCAGATCCCGTTCAAGAGTTATGTCACGTTCAACTATGATCGGTTACTCCCGCGCGCGTTCTTCGAAAGATACCCCGACTCCAGCCACCTGTTCACAGTCTACCCGAGCCGGCATGGTGATGGCCTGACAACTCAACCCTGCGACTTGGAACACAGGAGGCGACTGGTCGCGGTGCACGGCTACGCGGATCCCGCAAACCCGAACTGGTCACGTCAGATCATCCTGAAAAGGTCGGATTATAATCATTACTACGCGGACCCGAAAACGGGCCATCATCTTTTCAACTGGTGGAAGAACCTGCTCACCCATCTGCCCTGCGTATTCATTGGAATGTCTCTGCATGAACCCGGCCTCTTCCGTGTGGTGGAGCAACTGAGAAAGGACGACCACCCCAAGCTGACTGGGCTCAAACACATTCATCTCGTTAACGTGGAGTGGGCGGAGGACGACCCTGATGAGCAAGCTTTGGGCTCGACGTTCGGTGTCTTCCAGAAGATTGCCTACGATCAGGTCGACCATCGGCACAGTGGGCTTCTTCAGGTGCTGGACGCGTTCTCGCACCTCGGTATCAAGGATCCGAGCCCAAGCCTTCCGCAGATTCCTCCGATCACCGCGACTGAGACCTTTCCTTTCTAAGTGAAATGACGCTTCAAGCACAACTCGACTGGCTCAAATCCGCGGCGATCACTCTGCCTGACGCCGAAGGTGTGTCACGCGCGCTGGCGCTCGTGGCCTCGGGCGCCCCCAACGACGAGCTGTTTTTCGGCGAACTCAAAGACGCCGCGTGGCTACCGGTCTTGGAGCGGAAGGGATATTTTTCGAAGCCACTCGTCGACCAAACCCAGCCCGATCGGCGAACTATCTTTCGCAACCGGCTACCGCTATTTGCTCTCGCTCGTTTCTCCGAAACTACTCCTTCCCAAGCCGCGGCGATTCTGCTGCGGATGCCGTTGTCGGCCGTGCAGGCCACCGCTGACCAAGTATTGCGCTGCCTCACCAAACTGCGCGATCGCCAGGCTATCACTTCAGTCCGTCCGCTATCGGTGTATCTGGCCGAAACCACGCATCGCGCGACGGCGGTGTGGATCGATGATCTGTTGCAGGATTGGATTAAGGCAGGCGCTCAAATGGAGGCAGTTGGCATCCTGCGAGCCTTCGTCGGTTCCACGGTGAGATCGTCGTTCGAGGACCAGCCGCGGCTGGATCGGCATTGGCAGCTGGCGGAGATCGATCGTAAGCTCGTCGATCACCTCGCGAACGTTTTTCCGCAGGAGATCGCCCATATCTATTTCGAGGCGTTGTCGCGCTGGGCCGCGATGCGCCGCGCTCCGGAGCAAACGGACGAACGCACACCGTGGGACAGTCACGTGATCGCTGATCCGGCACGCGACTCACCCTCGAGCTTTTGGCTGGAGGACTTTAGGCAGGCGCCGAGCGGCTCGCGCGATCTGGAGGAAACCCTGGCTACGCGGCTGTATGCGATATGCGCTGTCGCGTTTGGTAGCGGCGACGGGCCCAAGATCGCGCACATCGAGTCCCTCCTGCGATCGGATCGCTGGGAGCTCTTTGCCCGCCTTCGTTGGCAGCTCTATGCGGAATATCCCGACTCTACGTTGGAGTTTGCGCGGCGCGACGTGCTTGAGGTCCTTCCGCACCTAGGGCGATTCGACTACCTACACGGCTTCGAGTTCGCGCAGCTTCTTCAGCGCCACGCAGAGAAACACGGGAATGCTTTCCTCAACATCGACGAAGCCCGCAAGCTCATCGACACCGTCTTTGCAGGACCCGTTGACGAAGACGGCAAGCTGGAGCCGGAAGTCGACCGGGAGCGGTTCTGGCGGAAACAACTCCAGCCCCTTGAAGCGTTGCTCACCGCCGCCGACAAGCAGCGAATCCAACAAGACCGCCCGATCTCGCCCAACGACTACAAACCGTTTCACAGGGGCGAGGCCCGAATGATCGAGCAAGTGTCGCCGGTGTCGGTGGGCGCTCTTGCGGCCAAACCCGACGCGGACCTCTGGCAGTTCCTCAATACGTGGAAGCCGGGCAACCGGAGAGAAAAACCAGAATGGTGGATCGAGGAAAGTGTCGATGCTTTGGCTTCGACGCTGGCGGCCTTGATCGAGCGCGACCCTGCGCGTTTTTCCCTCGCTAGCAAATGGTGGGAGAAGATCGAGCGGCCGGAAATGCTGCATCGCATTCTGGACCGGGCGGCCGAGCGAATTGCGGGACGGGAGCAGAAGGGAGCTGAGGTAACCGAAGCCGATCTGGCGACCTGGCTGGCTTTGGCCAAATGGGTGGTCGCGCATGCGACGAAAGGTGAAGGTCAGAGCGATTCGAGCGACGATGAGACGGAACCGGTGTGGTCGACGCGCGCCACAGCGCGGTTCCTCGAAGCGATGGTGAAGACCCAGACTGCGGTTACCCCACAGCAACGGGCGATGGTGGTTCAATTGCTGCGCCTGATCGTGCAGGCAGATGATCCGCGCCTCGCGAACCGGGAAACCGCGATGATGAACGACTGGCTGACGACGGCGATCAATTCGGCGCGGGGCAATGCAATGCAGGCCATCCTCGACGTCGCCGTGCAGCAGCACGAGGCGGAAAAGGCGGTGGAACCGTGGGTTTTCGAAACGATCGAAACGCGTCTCCGTCATCCCGATGAATCCCCGGCGCTCTTTGCTCTGCTCGGCTCGCGTCTTCGCCTGTTGGTGTTCCTTTTCGGCGACAGATTCAAGCCACGTCCCGAGCTGCTGTTTCCTGAAGATCGGCCTCAACATCGCGACGCCGCTGTTCTGGCGCACTTCAAATACGACAACCCGATGGTTGGGGTGATCAACACGTTCCCGGGGCTCATCCCCGCCGGGCTGGCGCTGGCGGCTGAGGCGACGAAGAGCGAGAAAGAACAGCGTTCGCCGAGGCGGGAGTTCGATTCGCGCCTTGGCGTCCACATCGCCTTCTACCACTGGAACGCGTCGTTCCCGACCGACCAAGTTGGCGAGGCGGCGCTCGACCGATTCTTCGCGCTGGCCGCGTCGGATACCCGTGGTTCAGTCATCGATCAGATCGGGTCGGCGTTTGAGAAGACAACTGAACAGGACGTCTCGGCCACAGTGCGGGAACGGGTCATGCAAATCTGGGAGCGCAGGTTCGGCCAGATCTTGGGTGTCTCCCAAGGAGCGGCAGATGCCTCGACAGATTACCAAGAGGAACTCGCGGCGTTCACCGACTGGATTCGCTGCGAGTGCTTCCCACTCGACTGGCGGGTGCGCCGGGTGATCAGCGCCCTTAATCTCCT harbors:
- a CDS encoding SIR2 family protein translates to MTRKEFNDKCIEDLIAAEFPQRVAVIGSGPSTPYVPSMGALKDALAKACNVQGIADEYPWNFCERAFVANPEAYFSAIGTSFDAEAPLWDPRAYRHLVQIPFKSYVTFNYDRLLPRAFFERYPDSSHLFTVYPSRHGDGLTTQPCDLEHRRRLVAVHGYADPANPNWSRQIILKRSDYNHYYADPKTGHHLFNWWKNLLTHLPCVFIGMSLHEPGLFRVVEQLRKDDHPKLTGLKHIHLVNVEWAEDDPDEQALGSTFGVFQKIAYDQVDHRHSGLLQVLDAFSHLGIKDPSPSLPQIPPITATETFPF